One stretch of Euphorbia lathyris chromosome 7, ddEupLath1.1, whole genome shotgun sequence DNA includes these proteins:
- the LOC136235465 gene encoding lysine-rich arabinogalactan protein 19-like — MASSCFSLCLIMVLMAGSSIAQSPSSSPTSPPSPSASPTRSPLATPPPPLSAPTPTPVVKPPVSSPSPSPWNTITPPPVNAQSPATVNSPPPTTGSPFPSVLPPSTIFGSPSNALAPAENAAVFNRFTISVSLAICLLTTVLVL; from the exons atggcGAGCTCATGCTTTTCTCTTTGTTTGATAATGGTGTTGATGGCCGGATCTTCCATCGCACAGTCGCCGTCTTCATCACCTAC ctctcctccatctccttcggCTTCACCTACTAGATCGCCGCTTGCTACACCACCACCACCCCTATCTGCTCCTACTCCAACTCCAGTTGTGAAACCACcggtttcttctccttctccttctccatGGAATACTATTACTCCTCCTCCGGTGAATGCTCAATCTCCGGCTACTGTTAACTCTCCTCCTCCTACAACAGGTTCTCCTTTTCCTTCTGTACTCCCGCCGTCTACAATCTTTGGTTCTCCATCTAATGCTCTTGCTCCAGCTGAAAACGCTGCCGTATTCAATAGATTTACTATTTCTGTATCTTTAGCTATCTGTCTGCTCACCACCGTTTTGGTTTTATAG